In Selenomonas ruminantium subsp. lactilytica TAM6421, the DNA window TTCTATGGCAAAGATGGCAGAGGCAAGCTGCCAGCGTCTGGGTATTGATGTGATTGATATTTACTGGATTCACAATCCCATGGATGTGGAGCGCTGGACACCGGAACTTATTTCCCTGCTGAAAGCTGGCAAGGTTAAGCAGGTGGGCGTGTCCAATCATGACCTGTCTCAGATCAAGCGGGCTAACGAAATCCTGCAGGCAGAGGGCTTCAAGGTTTCTGCGGTGCAGAACCATTTCAGCCTGCTCAATCGTTCCTCAGAGCGGGCAGGAATCCTGAAATATTGCAAGGAAAATGATATCAAGTTCTTTGCCTATATGGTATTGGAACAGGGCGCGCTTTCCGGCAAGTACGATACAAAACATCCCTTCCCCGCAGGTTCTGACCGTGCCAAGAGTTATAATCCCATTTTGGCACAGCTGGAAGACCTTACGGCGGAGATGGCAAAAATCGGTGAAGCGCATGGCCTCAGCGTGGCACAGGTTGGCACGGCCTGGGCAATCTCCAAGGGGGTACTGCCCATTATCGGCGTGACTAAGGTACGCCATGTGGAAGACGCGGCCAAAGCTGCTAGCGTAACGCTTGATGCAGAGGAAATTTCTCGTTTGGAAGAGCTGGCGGATAAAGCCAATGTCTCCACCATCCGTGAATGGGAAAAGAAAATGGACTGATAGGGGATAATGTTATTTGATTGGCGACTTAGTGACTTGTACTGCTGAAGTTATTTATGTAGGGCATACTTCCATGGAAGTGGCGGTTAATGTGGAAGTGGAAGTGCTGGAGGCTGACCAGGGACCGCAGCATGCGCTGTCCGCGTATTTCACCATGGTGGCATTAGACCGCAATGGCCGTCCCATGGCCGTGCCGCCGTTGGAACTTGAAACCGAAGAAGAAAAGGCAGCTTTCGAGGCTGCTAAAAAACGCCATGAGCTTTACCATCAGCGAAAAAAACAGCGGGAAGAAGCGGCTGCGCGTGTGATTGGCAAATGAAATAATACTCGACTTGAAGTTCATAAGACAGGAGGATGGCAGGAATGAAATGCAGAGTGGGAAAATTTTTGGCGGCAGGAATTTTAGGCTTTAGTCTGACTTTGAGCAGTTTTACCGCATGGGCGGCACCGGCCTGGACATTGCCGGAAAGCGGACTGAAATTGGATGATGCGGCTAAGCAGGCGCATGTGGCAGCCATGATGGAGTCGCTCAAACATCCAAAAGGAAAGCCCGCACCCTATGAAGCTCCGGATGGCTGGTCTTATGAAACATATGATGCAGGTAATGTGACCATGGAAAAGCTGGTCAATCCTGCGGCTGGCACGGACAGGATTATTTTCCATCTGCATGGCGGCGGCTATATTCTGCCACAGGACAATAATCACCGTCAAATGACGGAAAAGCATGGTATATTGGCCAACGCTCGGGAAATGTATCTGGTGGATTACCGCATTGCCCCGCAGCATACTTATCCTGCTGCTTTGGAGGATGCAGTAGCCGCCTATAAGGATTTGCTGGCCAGCGGCAAAGATGCCAGCAGAATAATCGTTACCGGTGATTCGGCAGGCGGCAATCTGGCTTTGGCATTGTCCTTGTATCTGAAAGAAAACAAACTGCCCCAGCCTGCCATGCTGATCCTGATTTCCCCGTGGACAACGCTGGAAACGAATCTGCCTTCCCGTAAGTATAATGCCAGCAAGGATTTGATTTTGGGCAGTAATAATCCCATTATGTATGGGGAAGTGAAGAACCCTTCCTATGGCAAGGCTTATAAAGCAAAAAATCCCCTGCTGTCTCCACTGAATGCGGACCTGTCCAGCCTTCCCCCAATGCTGATTCAGGTTGGCAGTTATGAACTGTTCTTTGATGAAGGTATTGACCTGGGTAAAAAAGCCTCTATGCAGGGCGTAGATGTAACCATGACGGTTTACCCAGGGATGTCCCATGATTTTGCCCTGCTCCTGCCGGAACTGCAGGATAGCGTGGATTCCTTTGTGGAAATCCGTGATTTTATCAACTGGCATATGAAATGATGATGATGGATTTAA includes these proteins:
- a CDS encoding aldo/keto reductase, with product MSEKKMPKIALGAWSWGSGAVGGDQVFGNHLEKEDLQPIFDAAMQNGLNLWDTATVYGMGASEDILGSFVRQVKAEDVIISTKFTPQIAGMYEDSMAKMAEASCQRLGIDVIDIYWIHNPMDVERWTPELISLLKAGKVKQVGVSNHDLSQIKRANEILQAEGFKVSAVQNHFSLLNRSSERAGILKYCKENDIKFFAYMVLEQGALSGKYDTKHPFPAGSDRAKSYNPILAQLEDLTAEMAKIGEAHGLSVAQVGTAWAISKGVLPIIGVTKVRHVEDAAKAASVTLDAEEISRLEELADKANVSTIREWEKKMD
- a CDS encoding alpha/beta hydrolase, yielding MKCRVGKFLAAGILGFSLTLSSFTAWAAPAWTLPESGLKLDDAAKQAHVAAMMESLKHPKGKPAPYEAPDGWSYETYDAGNVTMEKLVNPAAGTDRIIFHLHGGGYILPQDNNHRQMTEKHGILANAREMYLVDYRIAPQHTYPAALEDAVAAYKDLLASGKDASRIIVTGDSAGGNLALALSLYLKENKLPQPAMLILISPWTTLETNLPSRKYNASKDLILGSNNPIMYGEVKNPSYGKAYKAKNPLLSPLNADLSSLPPMLIQVGSYELFFDEGIDLGKKASMQGVDVTMTVYPGMSHDFALLLPELQDSVDSFVEIRDFINWHMK